The Streptomyces sp. NBC_01197 genome window below encodes:
- a CDS encoding AfsR/SARP family transcriptional regulator, with protein MDRDSGPRVPGQRTPQQNRGGRLTFSVLGPVRAWRDGEALPSGSPQQRALLAALLTRDGRTATAGELIDAIWGDDPPSQALAAVRTYASRLRKVLDPGVLVSESGGYAIRIRAEAVDLHRAQQLAANAEKAAGKGDRTTARALIDEALELWDGEPLANVPGPYAETQRAALEEWRLQLTESRLDMDLEVGCHAEAVSELTSLTAAHPLRERLRELLMLALYRSGRQAEALAVYADTRKLLADELGVDPRPELARLQQRILQADAELARPAEESAPLSPTAVRPAQLPATVPDFTGRAAFVRELSDRLGTAEGSVMAVSALAGIGGVGKTTLAVHVAHAARPHFPDGQLYVDLQGAGSRAAEPEAVLGAFLRALGTADSAIPDSLDERAALYRTALDGRRVLVLLDNARDAAQIRPLLPGTAGSAALVTSRARMVDLAGAHLVDLDVMSPEEALQLFTKIVGEERVGSERQASLDVVAACGFLPLAIRIAASRLAARRTWTVSVLAAKLADERRRLDELQAGDLAVKATFELGYGQLEPQQARAFRLLGLAEGPDLSLAAAAAVLNVPAREAEDLLESLVDTSLLESAAPGRYRYHDLVRLYARSCAERDEQPPVERELALSRLLDFYLATAARVYAIERPGDRLVDHLEPTRYEGLAFTDRHDAQDWLYAEAMSLLACVRQSAGAPGTLRRSVDLLWAALDLAESGANSKEYSYAAGLLRDAARTARDEHAEGRAAITLTYVHHVAGRFDQAGQDAEEADRIAVRTGDRLSACWAANLRGILEFYQGHFDVGTAQTHLSRAVEGFRECEDMAGEASALCNLSRLHLVTGDVDKAVALSRQGTEMYDRMGHALKGANGRYALGLALTKSGELTAAADRLREALEVFRDSRQRLWEGMALFRLAEVDIAADRCAQAAAGAEMALTVLRGIGGEWRRGNVLTVLGRALNGIGQSGRARVCWLEALAIYEELKSPEADEVRELLAPLAAA; from the coding sequence ATGGACCGTGACAGCGGGCCGCGCGTACCGGGGCAGCGGACTCCGCAGCAGAACCGGGGCGGCAGGCTCACGTTCAGCGTGCTCGGGCCGGTGCGCGCCTGGCGTGACGGCGAGGCGCTGCCGTCCGGATCGCCGCAGCAGCGCGCGCTGCTGGCCGCGCTGCTGACCCGCGACGGCCGGACGGCCACCGCGGGGGAGCTGATCGACGCGATCTGGGGCGACGACCCGCCCTCCCAGGCACTGGCCGCGGTCCGGACGTACGCCTCCAGGCTGCGCAAGGTCCTGGACCCGGGGGTCCTGGTCAGCGAGTCGGGCGGGTACGCGATCCGGATACGGGCCGAGGCCGTCGACCTCCACCGCGCGCAGCAGCTGGCCGCGAACGCCGAGAAGGCCGCCGGCAAGGGCGACCGCACCACGGCGCGCGCCCTGATCGACGAGGCGCTGGAGCTGTGGGACGGCGAGCCCCTGGCGAACGTCCCGGGGCCGTACGCCGAGACCCAGCGGGCCGCCCTTGAGGAGTGGCGACTGCAACTGACCGAATCCCGGCTCGACATGGACCTGGAGGTCGGCTGCCACGCGGAGGCGGTCTCCGAGCTGACCTCGCTGACCGCCGCCCATCCGCTGCGGGAGCGGCTGCGCGAGCTGCTGATGCTGGCGCTGTACCGCAGCGGGCGGCAGGCCGAGGCGCTGGCCGTGTACGCCGACACGCGCAAGCTGCTCGCCGACGAGCTGGGGGTGGACCCCCGGCCCGAACTGGCCAGGCTCCAGCAGCGGATCCTCCAGGCGGACGCGGAACTGGCCCGGCCGGCCGAGGAGTCGGCTCCCCTCTCGCCCACCGCTGTACGTCCGGCGCAACTGCCCGCCACCGTGCCTGACTTCACCGGGCGGGCCGCCTTCGTACGGGAGCTGAGCGACCGACTGGGAACCGCCGAGGGCTCGGTGATGGCCGTGTCGGCGCTGGCCGGCATCGGCGGGGTGGGCAAGACGACGCTCGCCGTGCATGTGGCGCACGCGGCCCGGCCGCACTTTCCCGACGGGCAGCTGTATGTCGACCTGCAGGGCGCCGGATCGCGGGCCGCGGAACCCGAGGCGGTGCTCGGCGCGTTCCTGCGGGCGCTCGGTACGGCCGACTCGGCCATCCCCGACTCGCTCGACGAGCGCGCCGCGCTCTACCGGACCGCGCTCGACGGTCGCCGGGTCCTGGTGCTGCTCGACAACGCGCGCGACGCCGCGCAGATCCGCCCGCTGCTGCCCGGCACGGCCGGGTCGGCGGCCCTGGTCACCAGCCGCGCCCGGATGGTCGATCTGGCGGGCGCGCATCTGGTGGACCTGGATGTGATGTCGCCCGAGGAGGCGCTCCAGCTCTTCACGAAGATCGTCGGGGAGGAGCGGGTCGGCAGCGAACGCCAGGCGTCCCTTGACGTGGTGGCGGCCTGCGGCTTCCTGCCGCTGGCGATCCGCATCGCGGCCTCGCGCCTCGCTGCCCGCCGCACCTGGACGGTCTCGGTGCTGGCCGCGAAGCTCGCCGACGAGCGCCGCCGCCTGGACGAGCTGCAGGCGGGCGATCTGGCGGTGAAGGCCACGTTCGAGCTGGGGTACGGACAGCTGGAGCCGCAGCAGGCAAGGGCGTTCCGGCTGCTGGGCCTGGCGGAGGGCCCGGACCTCTCACTGGCCGCGGCCGCCGCCGTACTGAACGTGCCGGCCCGGGAGGCGGAGGACCTGCTGGAGTCGCTGGTCGACACCTCGCTCCTGGAATCGGCCGCGCCCGGCAGATACCGCTACCACGACCTGGTCAGGCTCTACGCGCGTTCCTGCGCCGAGCGCGACGAACAGCCGCCGGTGGAACGGGAGCTGGCGCTGTCGCGGCTGCTCGACTTCTATCTGGCGACGGCGGCCCGGGTGTACGCGATCGAGCGCCCGGGTGACCGGCTGGTCGACCACCTGGAGCCGACGAGGTACGAGGGCCTGGCCTTCACGGACCGGCACGACGCCCAGGACTGGCTGTACGCGGAGGCGATGTCCCTGCTGGCGTGCGTCCGCCAGTCGGCCGGCGCGCCCGGCACACTGCGGCGGTCGGTCGACCTGCTGTGGGCCGCGCTGGATCTGGCGGAGTCGGGGGCGAACTCGAAGGAGTACAGCTACGCGGCCGGCCTCCTGCGGGACGCCGCGCGCACCGCACGCGACGAGCACGCCGAGGGGCGGGCGGCCATCACGCTGACCTATGTGCACCATGTGGCCGGCCGGTTCGACCAGGCCGGACAGGACGCCGAGGAGGCGGACCGGATCGCGGTACGGACCGGGGACCGGCTGTCGGCGTGCTGGGCGGCCAATCTCCGCGGCATTCTGGAGTTCTACCAGGGCCACTTCGACGTCGGGACGGCGCAGACGCATCTCAGCCGGGCCGTCGAGGGGTTCCGGGAGTGCGAGGACATGGCGGGTGAGGCGAGCGCGCTGTGCAACCTCTCGCGGCTCCACCTCGTCACCGGGGACGTCGACAAGGCGGTGGCTCTCTCCCGGCAGGGCACGGAGATGTACGACCGCATGGGCCATGCCCTCAAGGGCGCCAACGGCCGCTACGCACTGGGGCTCGCGCTGACCAAGAGCGGTGAACTCACCGCCGCAGCCGACCGGCTGCGGGAGGCCCTGGAGGTCTTCCGCGACAGCCGGCAGCGGCTCTGGGAGGGCATGGCCCTCTTCCGGCTGGCCGAGGTCGACATCGCCGCTGACCGCTGCGCCCAGGCGGCGGCCGGGGCAGAGATGGCGCTGACCGTCCTGCGCGGCATCGGCGGCGAGTGGCGGCGCGGCAACGTCCTCACCGTGCTGGGCCGCGCCCTGAACGGCATAGGGCAGTCGGGCCGCGCCCGGGTCTGCTGGCTGGAGGCCCTGGCCATCTACGAGGAGCTCAAGTCACCCGAGGCGGACGAGGTGCGCGAGCTGCTGGCACCGCTGGCGGCGGCCTGA
- a CDS encoding amidohydrolase family protein has protein sequence METFPKIISVDDHTVEPPGVWQDRLPSKYRDIGPRIVRAPLKEMSFMGGKFAPVMGAKGDDGPIGDWWIYEDLHRPLTRLDTSVGYDRDDIKLEVITYEQMRPGSFSVPDRLADMDVNHVQSALCFPTFPRFCGQTFTEAKDRELALLGVRAYNDWMVEEWCGPEAHGRLIPLPIVPLWDARLAADEVRRNAARGVRAVAFSEIPPFLGLSSIHTDDWDPFLAACDETGTVIGMHIGSSSKMPSTSADAPPAVGSTITFANCCFSMVDWLMSGKFERFPNLKIMYAEGQIGWIPYILERADVVWEENRGWGGVADKVHRPPSELFTEHVYGCFFDDAFGLKNLDSIGVGNVLYETDYPHSDSTWPKSREVGEAQMGHLAPDVVDRIVRGNAIELLGLTEDGLWAG, from the coding sequence ATGGAGACTTTCCCGAAGATCATCTCGGTGGACGACCACACCGTGGAACCTCCCGGCGTCTGGCAGGACCGGCTCCCGTCCAAATACCGGGACATCGGTCCACGCATCGTCCGTGCGCCCCTGAAGGAAATGTCCTTCATGGGTGGGAAGTTCGCCCCCGTCATGGGCGCCAAGGGCGACGACGGGCCGATCGGCGACTGGTGGATCTACGAGGATCTGCACCGGCCGCTGACCCGTCTCGACACGTCGGTCGGCTACGACAGGGACGACATCAAACTCGAAGTCATCACCTACGAACAGATGCGGCCCGGCTCCTTCTCGGTGCCCGACCGCCTCGCCGACATGGACGTCAACCACGTCCAGTCCGCACTCTGCTTCCCGACCTTCCCGCGGTTCTGCGGCCAGACCTTCACCGAGGCGAAGGACCGCGAACTGGCCCTGCTCGGCGTCCGCGCGTACAACGACTGGATGGTGGAGGAGTGGTGCGGCCCCGAGGCGCACGGCCGCCTCATCCCGCTGCCGATCGTCCCGCTGTGGGACGCGCGGCTCGCGGCGGACGAAGTCAGGCGCAACGCCGCACGCGGGGTGCGCGCGGTCGCGTTCTCGGAGATACCCCCGTTCCTGGGGCTGTCGTCCATCCACACCGACGACTGGGACCCGTTCCTCGCCGCGTGCGACGAGACCGGCACGGTGATCGGGATGCACATCGGTTCGTCGTCGAAGATGCCGTCCACATCGGCCGACGCGCCGCCGGCGGTCGGCTCCACGATCACCTTCGCCAACTGCTGCTTCTCGATGGTCGACTGGCTGATGAGCGGCAAGTTCGAGCGTTTCCCGAACCTGAAGATCATGTACGCGGAGGGCCAGATCGGCTGGATCCCGTACATCCTGGAACGCGCCGACGTGGTCTGGGAGGAGAACCGCGGCTGGGGCGGAGTGGCGGACAAGGTCCACCGGCCGCCGTCCGAGCTGTTCACCGAGCATGTGTACGGCTGCTTCTTCGACGACGCCTTCGGGCTCAAGAACCTCGACTCGATCGGGGTGGGGAACGTGCTGTACGAGACGGACTACCCGCACTCCGACTCCACCTGGCCCAAGTCCCGTGAGGTCGGCGAGGCCCAGATGGGGCACCTGGCCCCGGACGTGGTGGACCGCATCGTGCGCGGCAACGCGATCGAGCTCCTCGGCCTCACCGAGGACGGCCTCTGGGCGGGGTGA
- a CDS encoding LLM class F420-dependent oxidoreductase → MPRVFPEGQLVYGMQLPIQSQSTIYAEAWEAAATPHDLAEIARTADRTGFAYIAGCDHVAIPRRLAEAMGTVWYDPVATLGFLAGITRRVRLMSHVAVLGLRHPLLTAKQYATLDHLSGGRLILGVGAGHVPEEFEAVGADFAGRGPVLNESIDALRAALGPDEYPEHHGELFDFGGLAQLPRPAQRQVPVWVGGSSPAAVRRAAERADGWLPQGDPRDRLPAQIARLRTLREAAGVTDPIEIGAITEPLYVGEPGRPVGRRTLTGKPDAIAESLREYAAMGVDQIQVRFRSRSRTELTDQMAAFAADVAPHLNQ, encoded by the coding sequence ATGCCAAGGGTCTTTCCCGAAGGGCAGCTCGTCTACGGGATGCAGTTGCCCATCCAGTCCCAGAGCACCATCTACGCGGAGGCGTGGGAGGCCGCCGCCACCCCGCACGACCTCGCGGAGATCGCCCGCACCGCCGACCGCACCGGCTTCGCGTACATCGCGGGTTGCGACCACGTGGCCATCCCGCGGCGGCTCGCCGAGGCCATGGGCACCGTCTGGTACGACCCGGTCGCCACCCTCGGCTTCCTGGCCGGGATCACCCGGCGGGTACGGCTGATGAGCCATGTCGCCGTCCTCGGGCTGCGGCACCCGCTGCTCACCGCCAAGCAGTACGCGACCCTTGACCACCTCAGCGGCGGGCGGCTGATCCTCGGGGTCGGGGCGGGGCACGTGCCGGAGGAGTTCGAGGCCGTCGGGGCCGACTTCGCGGGGCGCGGACCCGTACTGAACGAGTCCATCGACGCGCTCCGGGCCGCACTCGGGCCCGACGAGTACCCCGAACACCACGGTGAGCTCTTCGACTTCGGCGGACTGGCCCAGCTGCCCAGACCGGCTCAGCGCCAGGTACCCGTCTGGGTCGGCGGATCGTCGCCTGCCGCCGTGCGCCGGGCCGCCGAGCGGGCCGACGGATGGCTGCCGCAGGGCGACCCGCGGGACCGGCTGCCCGCGCAGATCGCCCGGCTGCGCACGCTCAGGGAGGCGGCCGGGGTGACGGACCCGATCGAGATCGGTGCCATCACCGAGCCGCTGTACGTGGGGGAACCCGGCCGGCCGGTCGGCCGCAGGACCCTCACCGGCAAGCCCGACGCCATCGCCGAGTCGCTGCGGGAGTACGCGGCGATGGGCGTGGACCAGATCCAGGTGCGGTTCCGCAGCCGGAGCCGCACCGAACTCACCGACCAGATGGCGGCCTTCGCCGCCGATGTCGCTCCGCACCTCAACCAGTGA
- a CDS encoding SDR family NAD(P)-dependent oxidoreductase — translation MGKLDGRVFVITGAARGQGEQEARLFVAEGAKVLLGDVLDEQGSALAKELGESAAYVRLDVTQEADWNAAVEAAKETFGKIDGLVNNAGILRFNELVTTPLDEFQQVVQVNQVGAFLGIRTVAPEIGAAGGGTIVNTASYTALTGMAFVGSYAATKAAIVGLTRVAAMELAAKGIRVNAMCPGAIDTPMSNPAQLDPDADPAESSAALDELYRKLVPLGRVGRPEEVARLALFLSGEDSSYITGQPFVIDGGWLAGVSIF, via the coding sequence ATGGGCAAGCTCGACGGGCGGGTCTTCGTCATCACCGGCGCGGCACGCGGACAGGGTGAACAGGAGGCGCGGCTCTTCGTGGCCGAAGGGGCGAAGGTCCTGCTCGGCGATGTGCTGGACGAGCAGGGGTCGGCGCTCGCCAAGGAGCTGGGGGAGTCCGCCGCGTACGTACGGCTCGACGTGACCCAGGAGGCGGACTGGAATGCCGCCGTGGAGGCGGCCAAGGAGACGTTCGGAAAGATCGACGGGCTGGTCAACAACGCCGGGATCCTGCGCTTCAACGAGCTGGTGACAACTCCGCTCGACGAGTTCCAGCAGGTCGTGCAGGTCAACCAGGTCGGTGCCTTCCTCGGCATCCGGACGGTCGCGCCGGAGATCGGGGCGGCGGGCGGCGGGACCATCGTCAACACCGCCTCGTACACCGCGCTGACCGGGATGGCGTTCGTCGGCTCGTACGCGGCGACCAAGGCCGCGATCGTCGGGCTGACCAGGGTGGCCGCGATGGAGCTGGCGGCGAAGGGCATCCGGGTCAACGCGATGTGTCCGGGCGCCATCGACACCCCTATGAGCAACCCCGCCCAGCTCGACCCGGACGCGGATCCGGCGGAGTCGTCGGCGGCCCTGGACGAGCTCTACCGGAAGCTCGTGCCGCTGGGGCGGGTGGGCAGGCCCGAGGAGGTGGCCAGGCTGGCGCTCTTCCTCTCGGGCGAGGACTCCTCGTACATCACCGGGCAGCCGTTCGTCATCGACGGCGGCTGGCTGGCCGGGGTCAGCATCTTCTGA
- a CDS encoding LLM class flavin-dependent oxidoreductase — MEFGLFVQGYVPKKRAQADPEAEHKALMEETEYVIQADKSNFKYAWASEHHFLEEYSHLSANDVFLGYLAHATDRIHLGSGIFNPLAPVNHPVKVAEKVAMMDHLSEGRFEFGSGRGAGSHEILGFMPGITDMNHTKEIWEETIGEFPKMWLQDEYVGFQGKHWSLPPRKILPKPYGKSHPGMWYAAGSPSSYAMAGKKGLGVLGFSVQKVSDMEWVVESYKNAVKEAEPIGAFVNDNVMVTSTAICAETHDKAVEIAVSGGLNYLQSLLFRYHDTFPRPEGIPEWPELLPEYSTEIIELLIAEELMICGDPGEVLQQCKRWEQAGADQLSFGLPIGISPEDTLNTIKLIGEHVIPQIDTDPVHRTTRFRQAGA, encoded by the coding sequence TTGGAATTCGGGCTCTTTGTGCAGGGATACGTACCGAAGAAGCGCGCCCAGGCCGATCCCGAGGCCGAGCACAAGGCGCTGATGGAAGAGACCGAGTACGTCATCCAGGCGGACAAGTCCAACTTCAAGTACGCCTGGGCCTCCGAGCACCACTTCCTGGAGGAGTACTCGCACCTCTCCGCCAACGACGTGTTCCTCGGCTACCTCGCGCACGCGACCGACCGCATCCACCTCGGATCCGGCATCTTCAACCCGCTGGCACCGGTCAACCACCCCGTCAAGGTCGCCGAGAAGGTGGCCATGATGGACCACCTCTCGGAGGGCCGCTTCGAGTTCGGCTCGGGGCGCGGTGCGGGCAGTCACGAGATCCTCGGATTCATGCCGGGCATCACGGACATGAACCACACCAAGGAGATCTGGGAAGAGACCATCGGCGAGTTTCCCAAGATGTGGCTCCAGGACGAGTACGTCGGCTTCCAGGGCAAGCACTGGTCCCTGCCGCCGCGCAAGATCCTGCCGAAGCCGTACGGGAAGTCGCACCCGGGCATGTGGTACGCGGCCGGGTCCCCCTCCTCGTACGCCATGGCCGGCAAGAAGGGCCTCGGGGTGCTGGGGTTCAGCGTCCAGAAGGTCTCGGACATGGAGTGGGTCGTCGAGTCGTACAAGAACGCGGTGAAGGAGGCCGAGCCGATCGGCGCCTTCGTCAACGACAACGTCATGGTGACCTCGACCGCGATCTGCGCCGAGACCCACGACAAGGCGGTCGAGATCGCTGTCAGCGGCGGCCTCAACTACCTGCAGTCGCTGCTGTTCCGCTACCACGACACGTTCCCCAGGCCCGAGGGCATACCCGAGTGGCCCGAGCTGCTGCCCGAGTACAGCACGGAGATCATCGAGCTGCTCATCGCGGAGGAGCTGATGATCTGCGGTGACCCCGGCGAGGTGCTCCAGCAGTGCAAGCGGTGGGAGCAGGCGGGGGCGGACCAGCTGTCGTTCGGGCTGCCGATCGGGATCTCGCCGGAGGACACGCTCAACACGATCAAGCTCATCGGTGAACACGTCATCCCGCAGATCGACACGGACCCGGTCCACCGGACGACCCGTTTCCGGCAGGCCGGCGCGTAG
- a CDS encoding N-acyl-D-amino-acid deacylase family protein yields the protein MLDHLIRGATVVDGTGAPSYVADLGIRAGRIAVIAKPGTVTEPAATTEDATGLVLAPGFVDPHTHYDAQLFWDPYATPSMNHGVTTVAGGNCGFTLAPLNPDHPGDADYTRRMMSKVEGMSLVALEEGAPWNWSTFAEYLDALDGRTAVNAGFMVGHCALRRHVMGADAIGGQPTEEQLAEMLRIFHEAMEAGAWGFSTTQSSTHSDGDGEPVASRHAGPAELLALSKAVGEHEGTQIEAIVAGCLDQFSDEEVDLFVGMSAAAGRPLNWNVLTIDAAVPERVPRQLSASDRAREAGGRIVALTMPILTPMNMSLGTFCALNLIPGWGDILGLPVPERIAKLRDPDVRAEMLRHANSKEAGVFRRLANFGRYVIGDTYSEANEGLSGRVVKDIAAERGQEPFHCLVEICANDELRTVLWPMPSDNDPDSWELRRKTWEHEDVMLGGSDAGAHLDRMCGAPYTTRFIGDCLRGRKLVGLEAAVKMLTDDPAQLFGLRERGRIEEGFHADLVLFDPERIAAGPATLVHDLPGDSPRLDSRAIGIVSVRVNGVETIRDDKITGAVPGTVLRSGRDTRTVATR from the coding sequence ATGCTCGACCACCTCATCCGCGGAGCGACAGTCGTGGACGGCACCGGTGCCCCCTCGTACGTCGCGGACCTCGGCATCCGAGCCGGCCGCATAGCCGTCATCGCGAAGCCCGGCACCGTCACCGAACCCGCCGCGACCACCGAGGACGCGACGGGCCTCGTGCTCGCCCCCGGCTTCGTCGACCCGCACACCCACTACGACGCACAGCTCTTCTGGGACCCGTACGCCACCCCCTCCATGAACCACGGCGTGACCACCGTCGCGGGCGGCAACTGCGGCTTCACCCTCGCCCCGCTCAATCCGGACCACCCGGGAGACGCCGACTACACCCGTCGCATGATGTCCAAGGTCGAGGGCATGTCGCTGGTCGCGCTCGAAGAGGGCGCCCCCTGGAACTGGTCGACCTTCGCCGAGTACCTGGACGCTCTGGACGGCCGTACGGCCGTCAACGCGGGCTTCATGGTGGGCCACTGCGCCCTGCGCCGGCACGTGATGGGCGCGGACGCGATCGGGGGACAGCCCACCGAGGAACAGCTCGCCGAGATGCTGCGGATCTTCCACGAGGCGATGGAGGCGGGCGCCTGGGGGTTCTCCACCACCCAGTCGTCCACCCACTCCGACGGCGACGGCGAACCCGTCGCCTCCCGGCACGCCGGCCCGGCCGAACTGCTCGCTCTGTCCAAGGCGGTCGGTGAGCACGAGGGCACCCAGATCGAGGCGATCGTGGCCGGCTGCCTCGATCAGTTCAGCGACGAGGAGGTCGACCTCTTCGTAGGGATGAGCGCGGCAGCGGGCCGCCCGCTCAACTGGAACGTCCTGACCATCGACGCCGCCGTGCCCGAACGCGTACCGCGCCAGCTCAGCGCCAGCGATCGCGCGCGCGAGGCGGGCGGCCGGATCGTCGCCCTCACGATGCCCATCCTGACCCCGATGAACATGTCGCTCGGCACGTTCTGCGCGCTGAACCTGATACCCGGCTGGGGCGACATCCTGGGGCTCCCGGTGCCCGAGCGGATCGCGAAACTGCGCGACCCCGACGTACGGGCGGAGATGCTGCGGCACGCCAACAGCAAGGAGGCGGGCGTCTTCCGGCGGCTGGCCAACTTCGGGCGGTACGTCATCGGCGACACCTACTCCGAGGCCAACGAGGGGCTCAGCGGCCGGGTGGTGAAGGACATCGCGGCCGAGCGCGGGCAGGAGCCGTTCCACTGCCTGGTGGAGATCTGCGCCAACGACGAGCTGCGCACCGTGCTCTGGCCGATGCCGTCCGACAACGACCCGGACTCCTGGGAGCTGCGGCGCAAGACCTGGGAGCACGAGGACGTCATGCTGGGCGGCTCCGACGCGGGCGCGCACCTGGACCGGATGTGCGGGGCCCCGTACACGACGCGCTTCATCGGCGACTGCCTGCGCGGCCGCAAGCTGGTCGGCCTCGAAGCGGCGGTGAAGATGCTGACCGACGACCCCGCCCAGCTCTTCGGGCTGCGCGAGCGCGGCCGGATCGAGGAGGGTTTCCACGCCGACCTGGTGCTGTTCGACCCGGAGCGGATCGCGGCGGGCCCGGCGACGCTCGTGCACGACCTGCCCGGCGACAGCCCCCGCCTCGACTCACGGGCGATCGGCATCGTGTCGGTACGGGTCAACGGTGTCGAGACCATCCGGGACGACAAGATCACCGGCGCGGTGCCGGGCACAGTGCTGCGGTCCGGCCGCGACACCAGGACGGTGGCGACCCGTTGA
- a CDS encoding aldehyde dehydrogenase family protein — MNARQEQGLFIDGEWVVPDGGHYDVINPATEESVGPAPEASREQVYAAAAAARAAFAGWSRTAPEERSAILGRAADIMQREFLPYAALAQAESGATTGTARGMQVGVGVARFRRYAKGALEPVEQGLPPQINEAGPMGRAGVFGALAARRPVGVVTCITSYNNPWANPAGKIAPALAMGNTVVVKPAPQDPLSVFRMAEALAEAGVPRGVVNVVSGTGTEVGEAAVDSPDVDMVSFTGSTVVGRRIAEVCGRGMKRQLMELGGKGAALVFDDADLEAAVSGIGTTFSFYSGQICTAPTRVLAQRGIHDRLVSQLSAYMAHLKVGDPGERGTVVGPVISAAHRDRIESYVELGRKEGATVVAGGERPTFEKGFYTAPTLLADCTNDMRVVREEIFGPVVVVVPFDDEEEGIALANDSDYGLLDYVWSGDVARAFRVAAQLRAGGVGVNTIGRNMEAPFGGFKQSGVGRDVGSYALHAYSELQSIVWPG; from the coding sequence GTGAACGCACGTCAGGAGCAGGGGCTGTTCATCGACGGCGAGTGGGTCGTGCCGGACGGCGGGCACTACGACGTGATCAACCCGGCCACCGAGGAGAGCGTGGGGCCCGCGCCCGAAGCGAGCCGCGAGCAGGTGTACGCGGCGGCCGCCGCCGCCCGCGCGGCCTTCGCGGGCTGGTCGCGGACGGCGCCGGAGGAGCGCTCCGCGATCCTCGGCCGGGCCGCCGACATCATGCAGCGGGAGTTCCTACCGTACGCGGCGCTCGCCCAGGCGGAGAGCGGCGCCACCACGGGGACCGCGCGCGGTATGCAGGTCGGTGTGGGGGTGGCACGTTTCCGGCGTTATGCGAAGGGCGCCCTGGAACCGGTCGAGCAGGGCCTGCCACCGCAGATCAACGAGGCGGGCCCGATGGGCAGGGCGGGCGTCTTCGGGGCGCTCGCCGCCCGTCGGCCGGTGGGCGTGGTCACCTGCATCACCTCGTACAACAACCCCTGGGCCAACCCGGCGGGCAAGATCGCGCCCGCACTCGCCATGGGCAACACCGTGGTCGTCAAACCGGCCCCGCAGGACCCCCTCTCCGTCTTCCGGATGGCGGAGGCGCTGGCCGAGGCCGGCGTGCCGCGCGGCGTGGTGAACGTGGTGAGCGGGACGGGTACGGAGGTGGGCGAGGCGGCCGTCGACTCACCGGACGTCGACATGGTCAGCTTCACCGGCTCCACGGTGGTGGGCAGGCGCATCGCCGAGGTCTGCGGCCGCGGTATGAAGCGGCAGCTGATGGAGCTGGGCGGCAAGGGAGCGGCGCTGGTCTTCGACGACGCGGACCTGGAAGCGGCGGTGTCCGGGATCGGCACGACCTTCTCCTTCTACAGCGGCCAGATCTGCACGGCGCCCACTCGGGTACTGGCCCAGCGCGGAATCCACGATCGCCTGGTCTCGCAACTTTCCGCCTACATGGCGCACTTGAAGGTGGGCGACCCGGGCGAGCGGGGCACCGTGGTCGGACCGGTGATCTCGGCGGCCCACCGGGACCGGATCGAGTCGTACGTGGAACTCGGCCGCAAGGAGGGCGCGACGGTCGTCGCGGGCGGCGAACGGCCGACGTTCGAGAAGGGCTTCTACACTGCGCCCACGCTGCTGGCCGACTGCACCAACGACATGCGCGTCGTCCGCGAGGAGATCTTCGGCCCGGTCGTCGTGGTCGTCCCCTTCGACGACGAGGAGGAGGGCATCGCGCTGGCCAACGACAGCGACTACGGCCTGCTCGACTACGTCTGGTCCGGCGACGTGGCACGGGCGTTCCGGGTGGCGGCGCAACTGCGGGCCGGGGGCGTGGGGGTGAACACCATCGGCCGGAACATGGAGGCGCCGTTCGGTGGTTTCAAGCAGAGCGGAGTGGGCCGGGACGTCGGCTCGTACGCCCTGCACGCGTACAGCGAACTCCAGTCGATCGTCTGGCCGGGGTAG